A single window of Thiomicrorhabdus immobilis DNA harbors:
- the hslV gene encoding ATP-dependent protease subunit HslV, giving the protein MSFHGTTILCAKRGGQMVIGGDGQVTLGHVVMKGNARKVRRLYNGQVIAGFAGATADAFTLFERFEGRLQTHNGQLMRAAVEMAKDWRTDRALRKLEAMMLVADKDNMLLISGTGDVIEPQDDFIAIGSGGSYAHSAAQALMENTELSARDVVEKSLHIAGDLCIYTNHNLTIEELSE; this is encoded by the coding sequence ATGTCTTTTCACGGAACAACGATTTTATGTGCAAAGCGTGGCGGCCAAATGGTGATTGGCGGCGATGGTCAGGTGACATTAGGTCATGTGGTGATGAAAGGTAACGCTCGCAAGGTGCGCCGTTTATACAATGGCCAGGTGATTGCTGGTTTTGCAGGGGCAACGGCCGATGCCTTTACCTTGTTTGAACGTTTTGAAGGGCGTTTACAAACCCATAATGGCCAGTTGATGCGTGCCGCGGTAGAGATGGCTAAAGACTGGCGTACCGACCGTGCTCTGCGTAAGCTGGAAGCGATGATGTTGGTGGCCGACAAAGACAATATGCTACTGATTTCCGGAACAGGCGATGTCATTGAACCGCAAGATGACTTTATCGCGATTGGTTCGGGTGGCAGTTACGCTCATTCAGCGGCACAAGCGTTAATGGAAAACACCGAGTTGTCGGCTCGTGATGTGGTGGAAAAATCACTGCATATTGCTGGAGATCTATGTATCTATACAAACCACAATTTAACCATTGAAGAATTAAGCGAATAA
- a CDS encoding YqhA family protein — MANHEVEQKNDEQELVCTVKNQGMAEKVIESALWNSRFVVMVAVVASLFTAFAIFYTTSVDVFYTISHLTHYHSMDDEGRALLKAQTVAHVVGSVDGFLLGAIMLIFSLGLYELFISKIDTAVDNVGASKILMINSLDDLKDKLAKVILMILIVMFFEQAIFLKPTQPLELLYYSLAIMMIALALYLSHKAYEH, encoded by the coding sequence ATGGCCAATCATGAAGTTGAGCAAAAGAATGATGAACAAGAATTGGTTTGTACAGTAAAGAATCAAGGTATGGCTGAAAAGGTCATAGAGTCGGCATTATGGAACAGTCGATTTGTGGTGATGGTGGCTGTAGTGGCAAGTTTGTTTACGGCATTTGCTATTTTTTATACAACCTCGGTTGATGTGTTTTACACCATTAGCCATTTGACGCATTACCATTCAATGGATGATGAGGGTCGTGCATTATTAAAAGCGCAAACAGTTGCTCATGTGGTCGGCTCAGTAGATGGTTTCTTACTGGGTGCCATTATGCTGATTTTCTCATTAGGTTTATATGAGCTATTTATCTCTAAGATTGATACGGCTGTCGATAATGTTGGTGCAAGTAAAATTTTAATGATTAACTCGTTAGATGACTTAAAAGACAAATTGGCGAAAGTGATTTTAATGATCTTAATTGTTATGTTCTTTGAGCAAGCGATTTTCTTAAAACCAACGCAACCTCTTGAGCTTTTATACTACTCTTTAGCGATTATGATGATTGCTTTAGCGTTGTATCTATCGCATAAGGCTTATGAACACTAA
- a CDS encoding transposase produces the protein MSKYNREFKLAIAKQCLSHESSLSISKRLGIPDRYIRYWTQVYRFHGQNAFIKRNTPYSFEDKYRILKHMRENHWSISYTSIVYNMSSAGTISTWLTQFERFGLSGLQPKKQGRKMKKNQKQEMVKPTEKMSLEELREELEYRRAENAYLKKLDALLQEKERQTKKKQGS, from the coding sequence ATGTCCAAATACAATCGAGAATTTAAACTGGCGATTGCTAAGCAATGCCTTTCTCATGAATCCAGTCTGTCCATTTCCAAGCGACTCGGTATTCCAGATCGCTATATCCGTTACTGGACACAAGTCTATCGTTTCCATGGTCAAAATGCGTTTATCAAACGTAACACACCATACTCTTTTGAAGACAAATATCGTATCCTAAAACACATGCGTGAAAATCACTGGTCTATTAGTTATACCAGTATTGTCTATAACATGAGTTCTGCGGGTACGATTTCTACTTGGCTCACTCAATTCGAACGGTTCGGCCTTTCAGGCTTACAACCTAAAAAGCAGGGTAGAAAAATGAAAAAAAACCAAAAACAAGAAATGGTTAAGCCAACTGAAAAAATGAGCCTAGAGGAGTTACGAGAAGAACTCGAATACCGTCGAGCGGAGAATGCCTATTTAAAAAAGCTCGATGCCCTGCTACAGGAAAAAGAACGCCAAACCAAGAAAAAGCAGGGCTCATAG
- a CDS encoding IS3 family transposase, translating into MPSSGECLFKKARCPATGKRTPNQEKAGLIDQLRTFYPLKHLLKAAGLARSVFYYHQARSALPDRYADVKRAIQQLFNEHKGRYGYRRMTYALRRLGHFLNKKAVQRLMQELNLKSFVRPKRYRSYRGQVGRIAENVLQRNFRVDAPDKKWVTDVTEFKVGEQRVYLSPVIDLFNQEVISYRVAKSARLPLVTDMLKEAINKLTGKVKPIFHSDQGWQYQHSDVQKLLKENGLTQSMSRKGNCLDNAVAENFFGILKTEMYHRKKFNSAEHLMEEIKDYIEYYNTKRIKVKLKGLTPIEYRNQALSAA; encoded by the coding sequence ATACCGTCGAGCGGAGAATGCCTATTTAAAAAAGCTCGATGCCCTGCTACAGGAAAAAGAACGCCAAACCAAGAAAAAGCAGGGCTCATAGATCAGCTTAGAACGTTCTATCCACTTAAACATCTTCTCAAGGCCGCCGGGCTTGCACGAAGTGTGTTTTATTACCATCAGGCGCGCAGTGCGCTGCCTGATCGTTATGCGGACGTTAAAAGAGCGATTCAACAACTCTTTAATGAGCATAAAGGTCGTTATGGGTATCGACGTATGACCTATGCGTTAAGACGCTTAGGTCACTTTTTAAACAAGAAGGCCGTTCAACGTTTAATGCAAGAACTGAACTTGAAGTCATTCGTCAGGCCAAAGCGTTACCGATCCTATAGAGGTCAAGTAGGCCGAATTGCCGAGAATGTGCTTCAAAGAAACTTCCGTGTTGATGCACCGGATAAAAAATGGGTAACCGATGTCACGGAGTTTAAAGTCGGAGAACAGCGAGTTTACTTATCCCCGGTGATTGACCTGTTTAACCAAGAAGTGATTAGTTATCGAGTGGCCAAGAGTGCACGGCTACCGCTGGTGACCGACATGCTAAAAGAAGCAATCAATAAGTTAACAGGCAAAGTCAAACCGATATTCCACAGTGATCAAGGCTGGCAGTATCAGCATAGTGATGTACAGAAGTTACTGAAAGAGAATGGATTAACTCAGAGCATGTCAAGAAAAGGGAACTGTTTAGATAATGCGGTTGCTGAGAACTTTTTTGGAATCCTAAAAACCGAGATGTATCATCGTAAGAAGTTCAATAGTGCTGAGCATCTAATGGAAGAAATTAAAGACTATATTGAGTATTACAATACAAAACGAATCAAGGTGAAACTAAAAGGCCTGACTCCGATAGAA